The following coding sequences lie in one Rutidosis leptorrhynchoides isolate AG116_Rl617_1_P2 chromosome 6, CSIRO_AGI_Rlap_v1, whole genome shotgun sequence genomic window:
- the LOC139852855 gene encoding cytochrome b5-like: protein MGKVTYTLQQVAEHNDPKDCWLIIDGKVFDVTKFLEDHPGGDDVLLSATGKDATDDFEDVGHSSTAKAMMDEFYVGDIDTATIPSKVEYKPPKQDHYNQDKTSEFIIKILQFLVPLVILGVAVGIRFYTRSV, encoded by the exons ATGGGTAAAGTTACCTACACTTTGCAGCAAGTTGCTGAACACAATGATCCCAAAGATTGCTGGCTCATCATCGATGGCAAG GTGTTTGACGTGACAAAGTTCTTGGAAGATCATCCTGGTGGTGATGACGTTTTGTTGTCGGCGACCG GAAAGGATGCGACCGATGATTTTGAAGATGTGGGCCATAGCTCAACTGCTAAAGCAATGATGGATGAATTCTATGTAGGTGATATAGATACGGCAACAATCCCTTCAAAGGTTGAGTACAAGCCTCCAAAGCAGGATCATTACAACCAAGACAAGACGTCCGAGTTCATAATCAAGATTCTGCAGTTCTTGGTTCCATTGGTGATCTTGGGAGTTGCAGTTGGGATCCGATTCTACACCAGATCAGTGTAA